In Fundulus heteroclitus isolate FHET01 chromosome 8, MU-UCD_Fhet_4.1, whole genome shotgun sequence, a genomic segment contains:
- the adra1ab gene encoding alpha-1A adrenergic receptor, with protein sequence MVPAENTSLFSPADFCSNCSSSTHAELHVAKAVVLGVVLVIFLLFGVVGNILVILSVLLHHQWRSVTHYFIANLAAADLLLSSAVLPFSATSEALGRWVFGRSFCNVWAALDVLCCTASILSLCVISIDRYLAVSYPLRYPAIATGRRGLTAVAALWGLSAAISVGPLFGWKEPDPEDETECRITQEPGYALFSALGSFYIPLAIILAMYCQVYTVARRETKTIRKSSKGEGVEMEGVTLRIHRGNAAHAGKQEDDEETGAHKRSSFTLPKLLRFSGEEKAAKTLGIVVGCFILCWLPFFLVLPIGSIFPSCKPPETIFKITFWLGYLNSCINPIIYPCFSQEFKKAFHNMLRGRCIRTAVPSAKQGHIAPHASSPGPTSNASVTLSQSRAAASSLACCRTLSTSTSSVGGQDQAESGHAQGKGLLKAWCLSARRTSVAQHPSTNGSAKVLRLSLGISGDAV encoded by the exons ATGGTTCCTGCTGAGAACACGAGTCTTTTTTCACCAGCCGATTTCTGCTCcaactgcagctcctccacccaTGCAGAGTTGCACGTAGCCAAGGCGGTAGTTTTAGGGGTTGTGCTGGTGATCTTTTTGCTGTTCGGGGTCGTCGGAAACATCCTGGTCATCCTGTCGGTGCTGCTCCATCACCAGTGGCGCTCTGTGACTCATTATTTCATCGCCAACTTGGCAGCGGCAGACCTCCTGCTCAGTTCAGCCGTCCTGCCTTTCTCCGCCACCTCGGAGGCTCTGGGCAGGTGGGTGTTTGGCCGCTCCTTCTGCAACGTCTGGGCCGCCCTGGATGTCCTCTGCTGCACCGCCTCCATTCTCAGCCTCTGCGTGATCTCCATTGACCGCTATCTGGCCGTGAGCTACCCTCTGCGCTATCCAGCCATAGCTACTGGCCGGCGAGGCCTGACTGCAGTGGCGGCTCTCTGGGGACTCTCAGCCGCCATATCCGTGGGCCCTTTGTTCGGCTGGAAAGAGCCTGACCCGGAGGACGAGACAGAGTGCCGGATCACACAAGAACCTGGATATGCTTTGTTTTCAGCGTTAGGCTCTTTCTACATACCACTGGCCATCATCCTTGCCATGTACTGTCAAGTGTATACGGTGGCGAGAAGAGAGACTAAAACCATTAGGAAGAGCTCAAAGGGAGAGGGGGTGGAGATGGAAGGAGTGACGTTAAGGATACACAGAGGGAACGCTGCCCATGCAGGGAAACAGGAGGACGATGAGGAGACTGGAGCACACAAACGGTCCTCCTTCACCCTGCCCAAGCTGCTGAGGTTCTCTGGGGAAGAGAAAGCGGCCAAGACTCTGGGCATCGTGGTCGGGTGCTTCATCCTGTGCTGGCTCCCCTTTTTCCTGGTTTTACCAATAG GGTCCATCTTTCCGTCCTGTAAGCCCCCCGAAACCATCTTCAAGATAACCTTCTGGCTGGGTTACCTCAACAGCTGCATCAACCCTATTATTTACCCATGCTTCAGCCAGGAGTTCAAAAAAGCGTTCCACAACATGTTAAGAGGGCGCTGTATAAGAACTGCAGTTCCCAGTGCCAAGCAAGGACACATCGCTCCTCATGCCTCCAGTCCCGGGCCGACATCTAACGCCTCTGTGACTTTGTCCCAAAGCCgcgctgctgcttcttctttgGCTTGCTGCAGGACGCTGTCGACGTCAACGTCGTCTGTTGGTGGTCAAGATCAGGCTGAAAGCGGACACGCCCAGGGGAAGGGTCTGCTGAAGGCCTGGTGCCTTTCAGCGAGGCGAACCTCAGTAGCGCAGCACCCCTCCACCAATGGATCAGCTAAAGTCCTACGCCTCTCTCTTGGCATTTCTGGGGATGCCGTTTAA